A genomic segment from Anaeromyxobacter sp. encodes:
- a CDS encoding HAMP domain-containing histidine kinase — MCWPSRGAAFMGADPATLCADRGFVAALGLDVADPAAALATRAGADGGLAQLLAGDGGGVAELVGAGGDRLLLEYHPVPGGALLVLKSPGDAARLELAGLALGLAGLAGGLAHDIRNHLNGMALQLELLSEKLGEAGAGVGGHLAALRDQVTRVGEVVSRYAEVADPEAPEAPLDLGGALAGLAVLFGAVARRRHVRLELAAPPGLAGTAAPTARTLALLVGLLGRAVAEAPHGGVVAVRTAGGAGVVTLSVAHAVGAEGPDLGYDSGMAAQAARALGGALSRRVVDGQALVTLQLPGVERS; from the coding sequence GTGTGCTGGCCGAGCCGCGGCGCCGCCTTCATGGGCGCCGATCCGGCCACCCTCTGCGCCGACCGGGGCTTCGTCGCCGCCCTGGGGCTCGACGTGGCCGATCCGGCCGCGGCGCTGGCGACCAGGGCCGGCGCGGACGGCGGGCTGGCCCAGCTCCTGGCCGGGGACGGCGGCGGGGTGGCCGAGCTGGTGGGGGCCGGCGGCGACCGCCTGCTGCTGGAGTACCACCCTGTCCCCGGCGGGGCGCTGCTGGTGCTGAAGTCCCCGGGCGACGCGGCGCGTCTCGAGCTGGCCGGCCTGGCGCTCGGCCTGGCGGGCCTGGCGGGCGGGCTGGCGCACGACATCCGGAACCACCTGAACGGCATGGCCCTCCAGCTGGAGCTGCTGTCGGAGAAGCTCGGCGAGGCGGGAGCCGGGGTGGGGGGGCACCTGGCCGCCCTGCGGGACCAGGTGACCAGGGTCGGTGAGGTGGTGAGCCGCTACGCCGAGGTGGCCGACCCGGAGGCGCCGGAGGCGCCGCTCGACCTGGGGGGGGCGCTGGCGGGCCTGGCGGTGCTCTTCGGCGCGGTGGCCCGCCGCCGCCACGTCCGGCTGGAGCTGGCGGCGCCTCCCGGGCTGGCCGGCACCGCCGCGCCGACGGCGCGGACCCTGGCCCTGCTGGTGGGCCTGCTGGGGCGGGCGGTGGCCGAGGCACCCCACGGCGGCGTGGTGGCGGTGCGCACGGCGGGCGGGGCCGGCGTGGTGACCCTCTCGGTGGCCCACGCGGTGGGTGCCGAGGGTCCGGACCTCGGCTATGACAGCGGGATGGCCGCGCAGGCGGCCAGGGCGCTGGGCGGGGCGCTGTCCCGCCGGGTGGTGGACGGGCAGGCGCTGGTGACGCTGCAGCTGCCGGGGGTCGAGCGGTCATGA
- a CDS encoding adenylyl-sulfate kinase, with protein sequence MELQQSPGFVLWLTGMKKAGKTTLATQVAQRLALAGRPTQLLDEDGEAKFLLEGVGGGKDGHAEVVKRFGYVAKAVAKAGGIAVCAALSPYRDAREALRKESRRFVEVFVDAPMETLLQRDGKEGLYRKALASEIQGVAGVDLPYEPPAHAELIVRTDLEPLDACVTRVFQSLVDGKFIGPTEFGRLTGGLKPKRKSTRQPPAPKTAPAAKGARPAAKAAPAKAAPAKAAKAAKAAPAKGARPAAKAAAKPAAAARKAPKKAAARTARR encoded by the coding sequence ATGGAACTGCAGCAGAGCCCTGGGTTCGTCCTCTGGCTCACCGGCATGAAGAAGGCCGGCAAGACCACCCTCGCGACCCAGGTCGCCCAGCGCCTGGCCCTGGCGGGCCGCCCGACCCAGCTGCTCGACGAGGACGGTGAGGCCAAGTTCCTGCTCGAAGGGGTCGGCGGGGGCAAGGACGGCCACGCCGAGGTGGTGAAGCGGTTCGGCTACGTCGCCAAGGCGGTCGCCAAGGCCGGCGGCATCGCCGTCTGCGCCGCGCTCTCGCCCTACCGCGACGCCCGCGAGGCCCTGCGCAAGGAGTCCCGGCGCTTCGTCGAGGTCTTCGTCGACGCGCCCATGGAGACCCTGCTGCAGCGCGACGGCAAGGAGGGGCTCTACCGCAAGGCCCTGGCCAGCGAGATCCAGGGGGTGGCCGGCGTGGACCTGCCCTACGAGCCCCCGGCGCACGCCGAGCTGATCGTCCGCACCGACCTCGAGCCCCTCGACGCCTGCGTCACCCGCGTCTTCCAGTCGCTGGTCGACGGCAAGTTCATCGGGCCCACCGAGTTCGGTCGGCTCACCGGCGGGCTGAAGCCGAAGCGCAAGTCCACCCGGCAGCCGCCGGCGCCGAAGACCGCGCCGGCCGCCAAGGGCGCCAGGCCGGCCGCCAAGGCCGCCCCCGCCAAGGCCGCCCCCGCCAAGGCCGCCAAGGCCGCCAAGGCCGCGCCGGCCAAGGGAGCCAGGCCGGCCGCCAAGGCTGCAGCCAAGCCGGCCGCGGCCGCCCGCAAGGCGCCCAAGAAGGCCGCCGCGCGCACCGCGCGGCGCTGA
- a CDS encoding sulfurtransferase TusA family protein, producing MSAAARLDLRDSSCPITWVKTRIALERLALGEVLEVWLGEGEPAASVPRTAEEEGHQLVALEPLAAGPGAAIRLLVRKGAPPPALP from the coding sequence GTGAGCGCCGCGGCGCGCCTCGACCTGCGGGACTCCTCCTGCCCCATCACCTGGGTCAAGACCCGCATCGCGCTGGAGCGGCTGGCCCTGGGCGAGGTCCTCGAGGTCTGGCTGGGCGAGGGCGAGCCGGCCGCGTCGGTGCCGCGCACCGCCGAGGAGGAGGGGCACCAGCTGGTGGCGCTCGAGCCGCTGGCCGCGGGGCCCGGCGCGGCCATCCGCCTGCTGGTCCGCAAGGGCGCGCCGCCGCCGGCGCTGCCGTGA
- a CDS encoding ribbon-helix-helix domain-containing protein, with amino-acid sequence MTAPLETTQIPADNQPRLEPMLVRLPPAFAAELRNLAKKTRVRQSDYLREAVADLLAKYGHLPAVDEADGAH; translated from the coding sequence ATGACCGCCCCGCTCGAGACCACCCAGATTCCCGCCGACAACCAGCCCCGACTGGAGCCCATGCTGGTTCGGCTTCCGCCCGCCTTCGCCGCCGAGCTCCGAAATCTCGCCAAGAAGACGCGGGTTCGGCAGTCCGACTACCTGCGCGAGGCGGTGGCCGACCTGCTCGCCAAGTACGGGCATCTTCCCGCAGTCGACGAGGCCGACGGCGCCCACTGA
- a CDS encoding ThiF family adenylyltransferase: MPVTVFIPTPLRGLTGNRSQVAAAGATVRQVLDDLSRAHPGLRARLLTEDGAPRRHLGLFLNDEDVRALGGLDAAVREGDELQLVPAIAGGAPELTEHHIARWARQLLVPGFGAAGQERLMAARVRVVGADAVAGPALVYLVQAGVGKLWLDDPDLVGPADLGGWLYGPEAAGRPRVEAAAEALARLSRFVVVERYPAGGVPTATLVVASSAAQALGSAEPARRARVPHVVLEADGDGGAFVSVPPGAPCYACGRLSTGSGRPPSPGAAALAALAAQELLLLIADPGAVTGRRVEMIRGISAHRPTARLPGCACNPPPPPGAAAGPPGPGEGTAGSAGPAGAGQGAVPGGPAA; the protein is encoded by the coding sequence ATGCCGGTGACGGTCTTCATCCCCACCCCGCTGCGCGGGCTGACCGGCAACCGCAGCCAGGTGGCCGCCGCCGGCGCCACCGTTCGCCAGGTGCTCGACGACCTCAGCCGGGCCCACCCCGGCCTGCGCGCCCGCCTGCTCACCGAGGACGGCGCGCCGCGCCGCCACCTGGGGCTCTTCCTCAACGACGAGGACGTGCGGGCCCTGGGCGGCCTCGACGCGGCGGTGCGGGAGGGCGACGAGCTCCAGCTGGTGCCGGCCATCGCCGGCGGCGCCCCGGAGCTCACCGAGCACCACATCGCCCGCTGGGCGCGGCAGCTGCTGGTGCCGGGCTTCGGCGCGGCGGGCCAGGAGCGGCTCATGGCCGCGCGGGTGCGGGTGGTGGGCGCCGACGCGGTGGCCGGGCCGGCCCTCGTCTACCTGGTGCAGGCCGGCGTCGGGAAGCTCTGGCTCGACGACCCGGACCTGGTCGGCCCCGCCGACCTGGGCGGCTGGCTCTACGGGCCAGAGGCGGCCGGCCGGCCGCGCGTCGAGGCGGCGGCGGAGGCCCTGGCCAGGCTGTCGCGGTTCGTGGTGGTGGAGCGCTACCCGGCGGGAGGGGTCCCCACCGCCACGCTGGTGGTGGCCTCCTCGGCCGCACAGGCCCTCGGCTCGGCCGAGCCGGCTCGCCGCGCCCGGGTGCCGCACGTGGTGCTGGAGGCGGACGGCGACGGCGGCGCCTTCGTGTCGGTGCCCCCCGGCGCCCCCTGCTACGCCTGCGGTCGACTCTCCACCGGCAGCGGCCGCCCCCCCTCGCCGGGCGCGGCGGCCCTGGCGGCCCTGGCCGCGCAGGAGCTGCTGCTGCTGATCGCCGACCCCGGGGCGGTGACCGGCCGGCGCGTCGAGATGATCCGCGGGATCTCGGCCCACCGGCCCACCGCCCGCCTCCCCGGCTGCGCCTGCAACCCGCCGCCACCGCCCGGTGCAGCCGCCGGCCCCCCCGGTCCCGGCGAGGGAACCGCCGGGTCGGCAGGACCGGCCGGAGCCGGCCAGGGAGCCGTCCCGGGTGGACCGGCTGCCTGA
- a CDS encoding HesA/MoeB/ThiF family protein, producing the protein MDLAQKSALVIGAGGLGGPALLVLAAGGVGRLTVIDDDAVETSNLNRQPLFGEADLGRRKATAAAERLRALHPGLRVEGLDRRFDAAGAEALVRAVDLVVDGSDNFATKFLASDAATRCGKTLVHGGVLRTTAQILTVVPGLSGCVRCLFEGPPPPGQVPSCAEAGIVGALAGHAGALMGAEALRLLSGERGAYAGRLLVFEARTGRSRLVLVRRRLGCPACAGTQPLADAAAPACAAPAGGPGAGGAA; encoded by the coding sequence ATGGACCTCGCCCAGAAGAGCGCCCTCGTCATCGGCGCCGGTGGCCTCGGCGGACCGGCGCTCCTGGTGCTGGCGGCCGGCGGGGTGGGGCGCCTCACGGTCATCGACGACGACGCCGTCGAGACCTCCAACCTGAACCGGCAGCCGCTCTTCGGCGAGGCCGACCTGGGGCGCCGCAAGGCCACCGCGGCCGCCGAGCGGCTGCGCGCCCTGCACCCGGGGCTGCGGGTGGAGGGGCTGGACCGGCGCTTCGACGCCGCCGGCGCCGAGGCGCTGGTCCGGGCGGTGGATCTGGTGGTGGACGGGTCCGACAACTTCGCCACCAAGTTCCTGGCCAGCGACGCGGCCACCCGCTGCGGCAAGACGCTGGTGCACGGCGGCGTGCTGCGCACCACCGCCCAGATCCTGACGGTCGTGCCCGGGCTGTCGGGCTGCGTGCGCTGCCTCTTCGAGGGCCCGCCGCCGCCCGGCCAGGTGCCGTCCTGCGCCGAGGCCGGCATCGTGGGGGCGCTGGCCGGCCACGCCGGCGCGCTCATGGGCGCCGAGGCCTTGCGCCTCCTCTCGGGCGAGCGGGGTGCCTACGCCGGGCGCCTGCTGGTCTTCGAGGCCCGCACCGGCCGCTCCCGCCTGGTGCTGGTGCGCCGCCGCCTCGGCTGCCCGGCCTGCGCCGGGACCCAGCCCCTGGCCGACGCCGCGGCGCCGGCCTGCGCCGCGCCCGCCGGCGGCCCCGGCGCCGGGGGAGCGGCGTGA
- a CDS encoding Mov34/MPN/PAD-1 family protein gives MDRLPEEPLQAAVPRLVALAEAEPGREACGLVVALPGRPPEPWPFANAAPDPSRRFELAPRDLLTALTRLDELGGALLAIYHSHLSGGPGLSAADLDAALAGGQPLWPGVAQLVVALEQGRAVAVRCHRWAGASFEGRDLWRAPGGACVRDPPP, from the coding sequence GTGGACCGGCTGCCTGAGGAGCCGCTGCAGGCGGCCGTGCCCCGGCTGGTGGCGCTGGCCGAGGCGGAGCCCGGGCGCGAGGCCTGCGGGCTGGTGGTGGCGCTCCCTGGCCGACCCCCCGAACCGTGGCCGTTCGCCAACGCCGCCCCGGACCCGAGCCGCCGCTTCGAGCTGGCCCCGCGCGACCTTCTGACCGCCCTGACCCGCCTGGATGAGCTGGGCGGGGCGCTCCTGGCCATCTACCACTCCCACCTGTCCGGAGGTCCCGGCCTGTCGGCGGCCGATCTGGACGCCGCCCTGGCTGGGGGGCAGCCGCTCTGGCCTGGGGTGGCGCAGCTGGTGGTGGCGCTGGAGCAGGGGCGGGCGGTGGCGGTGCGCTGCCACCGATGGGCCGGTGCGTCCTTTGAGGGGCGAGACCTCTGGCGCGCCCCGGGCGGGGCGTGCGTCCGCGACCCTCCACCGTAA
- the larE gene encoding ATP-dependent sacrificial sulfur transferase LarE has translation MEPSLDALRSDSAPKLAALRVSLRGGGGALVAFSGGVDSTFLLAVARQELGDQVVALTSHSPSVPASERLEARALARRLGARHLEVESREGDDPRYVENSDQRCYFCKAELYRLCREAAAGLGLGAVLDGFNADDRRDHRPGHRAAGEAGVRSPLAEAGLGKAEIRAWSQALDLPTWDKPQQACLASRLPYGTPVTPARLAQVERAEAALRTLGLRQFRVRHHGEVGRVEVAEEELEAAFARRAALAAAVKAAGFKAAALDLEPFRSGRLNELAGLTLPVVP, from the coding sequence ATGGAGCCCTCCCTCGACGCGCTGCGGAGCGACTCCGCGCCGAAGCTGGCGGCGCTGCGGGTCTCCCTGCGGGGCGGCGGCGGCGCGCTGGTGGCCTTCTCGGGAGGCGTCGACTCGACCTTCCTCCTGGCGGTGGCGCGCCAGGAGCTGGGTGACCAGGTGGTGGCCCTCACCAGCCACTCGCCCAGCGTCCCGGCCAGCGAGCGGCTCGAGGCCAGGGCCCTGGCGCGGCGCCTCGGCGCCCGCCACCTCGAGGTGGAGAGCCGCGAGGGCGACGACCCGCGCTACGTCGAGAACTCGGACCAGCGCTGCTACTTCTGCAAGGCCGAGCTCTACCGCCTGTGCCGCGAGGCGGCCGCGGGGCTCGGGCTCGGCGCCGTGCTCGACGGCTTCAACGCCGACGATCGCCGGGACCACCGCCCCGGTCACCGCGCGGCCGGCGAGGCGGGGGTGCGCTCGCCGCTGGCCGAGGCCGGCCTCGGCAAGGCCGAGATCCGGGCCTGGAGCCAGGCCCTGGACCTGCCCACCTGGGACAAGCCGCAGCAGGCCTGCCTGGCCTCCCGCCTCCCGTACGGCACCCCGGTGACCCCGGCCCGGCTGGCCCAGGTGGAGCGGGCCGAGGCGGCGCTCCGGACCCTCGGGCTGCGCCAGTTCCGGGTGCGTCACCACGGCGAGGTCGGGCGGGTGGAGGTGGCCGAGGAGGAGCTGGAGGCGGCCTTCGCCCGGCGCGCCGCCCTGGCCGCGGCGGTGAAGGCCGCGGGCTTCAAGGCCGCCGCCCTCGACCTCGAGCCCTTCCGCTCCGGCCGCCTGAACGAGCTGGCCGGGCTCACCCTCCCGGTGGTGCCATGA
- the truA gene encoding tRNA pseudouridine(38-40) synthase TruA — translation MERRRYALRLLYDGRAFRGFQRQPGLPTVQEAVEAGLLRLGVKAQLEVAARTDAGVSALDQVVTFGARAALDLDALRSAINEAAPEGLLCLEAARVPPSFHARASALGRRYVYLVGTPPPPELAPWSWTLPDERGFPGVGSRPLDAGAMRAALAHAVGQHDFTAFARPGDQRSMVREVTRAEVLVSEGAPLVAVVLEGRGFLRAMVRNLVGTAVAAGLGLAPTTELADLLAARGRYRGVRAPGWGLTLARVSYPPGMVPWG, via the coding sequence GTGGAACGACGCCGCTACGCACTCCGCCTCCTCTACGACGGGCGGGCCTTCCGCGGCTTCCAGCGGCAGCCTGGCCTGCCCACCGTGCAGGAGGCGGTGGAGGCCGGCCTGCTGCGGCTGGGCGTGAAGGCCCAGCTCGAGGTGGCGGCGCGCACCGACGCCGGGGTCAGCGCCCTCGACCAGGTGGTGACCTTCGGGGCCCGGGCGGCGCTGGATCTGGACGCCCTGCGATCGGCGATCAACGAGGCGGCGCCCGAGGGGCTCCTGTGCCTGGAGGCGGCGCGGGTGCCGCCCAGCTTCCACGCCAGGGCCTCGGCCCTGGGGCGGCGCTACGTCTACCTGGTGGGGACCCCGCCACCGCCCGAGCTGGCGCCCTGGTCCTGGACCCTGCCGGACGAGCGGGGGTTCCCCGGCGTGGGGTCCAGGCCGCTCGACGCTGGGGCCATGCGGGCAGCGCTGGCCCACGCGGTGGGCCAGCACGACTTCACCGCCTTCGCCCGGCCCGGCGACCAGCGCAGCATGGTGCGCGAGGTGACGCGCGCCGAGGTGCTGGTCTCCGAGGGGGCGCCGCTGGTGGCGGTGGTGCTGGAGGGGCGCGGGTTCCTTCGCGCCATGGTGCGGAACCTGGTGGGGACGGCCGTGGCGGCCGGCCTGGGGCTCGCGCCGACCACCGAGCTGGCGGACCTCCTGGCGGCCCGCGGTCGATACCGCGGGGTCCGAGCTCCCGGATGGGGCCTCACGCTGGCTCGCGTGAGCTACCCTCCCGGGATGGTTCCATGGGGCTGA
- a CDS encoding AgmX/PglI C-terminal domain-containing protein, which yields MAPDARAPPVILDPALDGGEWLFQRDGQVYGPVEGRRLAELLYQGELSAVTLVSSGDGAWRPLVQVDVFLVHVRKAEAAARVEQEVTGRRVLQVRRQRTRVAGLAVGAVAVVVAAGGVAFLASRGPARRDPLLDDFGAGITIAAPARVGVARRADPAEVEVALDGPGPRAAPRPAGGGGAARDAAAARGPLAAAEAGLVESRFDEGRIQSAVAAQQRSLVPCLRAQAARSPDVEGEVPLEFTIGNEGRVVRVAVMDPRLRQGPLRDCFEQVLAGWTFDRFPGERPTVSLTFRVGP from the coding sequence ATGGCCCCCGACGCAAGAGCCCCGCCCGTGATCCTGGACCCCGCCCTCGACGGCGGCGAGTGGCTGTTCCAGCGCGACGGGCAGGTCTACGGGCCGGTGGAGGGGCGCCGCCTGGCCGAGCTCCTCTACCAGGGCGAGCTCTCGGCGGTCACCCTGGTCTCGAGCGGCGACGGCGCCTGGCGGCCGCTGGTGCAGGTGGACGTCTTCCTGGTCCACGTCCGCAAGGCCGAGGCGGCCGCGCGGGTGGAGCAGGAGGTGACGGGGCGGCGCGTGCTGCAGGTGCGGCGCCAGCGCACCCGGGTGGCCGGCCTGGCGGTGGGGGCGGTGGCGGTGGTGGTGGCCGCGGGCGGCGTGGCCTTCCTGGCGTCGCGCGGGCCGGCCAGGCGCGACCCGCTGCTCGACGACTTCGGCGCCGGCATCACCATCGCCGCGCCGGCGCGGGTCGGGGTGGCGCGCCGCGCCGATCCGGCCGAGGTGGAGGTGGCGCTCGATGGCCCTGGCCCGCGCGCCGCCCCACGGCCGGCGGGCGGGGGCGGGGCGGCCCGGGACGCCGCGGCGGCGCGAGGCCCCTTGGCCGCGGCGGAGGCCGGGCTGGTGGAGTCGCGCTTCGACGAGGGGCGCATCCAGTCGGCCGTGGCGGCGCAGCAGCGCTCGCTGGTCCCCTGCCTGCGCGCCCAGGCGGCGCGCAGCCCGGACGTGGAGGGCGAGGTGCCGCTGGAGTTCACCATCGGGAACGAGGGGCGGGTGGTGCGCGTGGCCGTGATGGATCCTCGCCTGCGGCAGGGGCCGCTGCGCGACTGCTTCGAGCAGGTGCTGGCCGGCTGGACCTTCGATCGGTTCCCCGGGGAGCGCCCCACCGTCTCGCTGACCTTCCGGGTCGGGCCGTGA
- a CDS encoding cytidine/deoxycytidylate deaminase family protein gives MDSRVSWDEYFMNIARVVATRATCDRKHVGAVLVRHKTILSTGYNGSIRGLPHCSEAGHMMEEGHCVRTVHAEANAIIQAAKNGVAISGATIYTTASPCWPCFKVIANSGCARIVFGEFYRDNRIFEYAQQIGIELVSLDVPAKPDLQPADTGAPHPVTGPKTAAGKAAGKAAPRKAAPARARPAGGGRAAARRPPRR, from the coding sequence ATGGACTCGCGCGTCAGCTGGGACGAGTACTTCATGAACATCGCCCGGGTCGTCGCCACCCGCGCCACCTGCGATCGCAAGCACGTGGGCGCCGTGCTGGTGCGCCACAAGACCATCCTCTCCACGGGCTACAACGGCTCGATCCGGGGCCTGCCCCACTGCTCGGAGGCCGGCCACATGATGGAGGAGGGCCACTGCGTGCGGACGGTGCACGCCGAGGCCAACGCCATCATCCAGGCGGCCAAGAACGGGGTGGCCATCTCCGGGGCCACCATCTACACCACCGCCTCGCCCTGCTGGCCGTGCTTCAAGGTCATCGCCAACTCCGGGTGTGCCCGCATCGTCTTCGGCGAGTTCTACCGGGACAACCGGATCTTCGAGTACGCCCAGCAGATCGGCATCGAGCTGGTGTCGCTGGACGTGCCGGCCAAGCCGGACCTGCAGCCCGCCGACACCGGCGCCCCTCACCCGGTCACCGGCCCGAAGACCGCCGCTGGGAAGGCCGCTGGGAAGGCCGCTCCGCGGAAGGCCGCGCCGGCCCGGGCCCGCCCGGCCGGGGGGGGCAGGGCAGCTGCCAGGCGGCCGCCGCGGCGCTGA
- a CDS encoding sigma-54-dependent Fis family transcriptional regulator, translating to MRYRVLIVDDDAEGREALAELTARWGHDVQTAVDGSEALRRAIEWHPDVILSDLVMPNMDGLWLLRALRAELPDCPVVLLTGRGSIQIAVQAIKEGAWDFIEKPLEIPRLRIVLERALEKKETMREVQLLRRRLAALAPGTDMVGSGPAMQKVFELVKKVAPSAASVVIGGESGTGKEVVARAIHNLSPRKDKAFVALNCSAIPATLIESELFGAERGAFTGADQRRLGCFELAHNGTLFLDEIGELPSELQAKFLRVLEERRIRRLGGRAEVEVDVRVLCASNRDLKEEIRRGRFREDLFFRLGVFSIALPPLKERREDIPLLVQHFIAKFNAETGKHVQGLTPQAQEVLQGYAWPGNIRELRNTVERAMILADGELLGEEHLPPDMSSSGPEAAGLRLAMGLPLDLVEKDYILASLQRNGGNKARTAELLGISEKTLYNKLNRYTAEARGRAGEPGSGG from the coding sequence ATGAGGTACCGGGTGCTCATCGTCGACGACGACGCCGAGGGGCGGGAGGCGCTGGCCGAGCTGACGGCCCGCTGGGGCCACGACGTCCAGACGGCGGTGGACGGCTCGGAGGCGCTGCGCCGGGCCATCGAGTGGCACCCGGACGTGATCCTCTCCGACCTGGTCATGCCCAACATGGACGGGCTCTGGCTGCTGCGCGCCCTGCGCGCCGAGCTGCCCGACTGCCCGGTGGTGCTGCTGACCGGGCGCGGCTCCATCCAGATCGCCGTGCAGGCCATCAAGGAGGGCGCCTGGGACTTCATCGAGAAGCCGCTCGAGATCCCCCGGCTGCGCATCGTGCTGGAGCGGGCCCTGGAGAAGAAGGAGACCATGCGCGAGGTCCAGCTGCTGCGCCGGCGGCTGGCGGCGCTGGCCCCCGGCACCGACATGGTCGGGTCCGGCCCGGCCATGCAGAAGGTCTTCGAGCTGGTCAAGAAGGTGGCCCCCTCGGCCGCCAGCGTGGTCATCGGCGGCGAGAGCGGCACCGGCAAGGAGGTGGTGGCGCGGGCCATCCACAACCTCTCGCCGCGCAAGGACAAGGCCTTCGTGGCGCTCAACTGCTCGGCCATCCCGGCCACGCTCATCGAGTCCGAGCTCTTCGGGGCGGAGCGGGGGGCCTTCACGGGCGCCGACCAGCGGCGGCTGGGCTGCTTCGAGCTGGCCCACAACGGCACCCTGTTCCTCGACGAGATCGGCGAGCTGCCCTCCGAGCTGCAGGCCAAGTTCCTGCGGGTGCTGGAGGAGCGGCGCATCCGCCGGCTGGGCGGCCGCGCCGAGGTGGAGGTGGACGTGCGGGTGCTGTGCGCCTCCAACCGCGATCTGAAGGAGGAGATCCGCCGGGGCCGCTTCCGCGAGGACCTCTTCTTCCGGCTGGGGGTCTTCTCCATCGCGCTGCCGCCGCTCAAGGAGCGCCGCGAGGACATCCCGCTGCTGGTGCAGCACTTCATCGCCAAGTTCAACGCCGAGACCGGCAAGCACGTGCAGGGGCTGACGCCCCAGGCCCAGGAGGTGCTGCAGGGCTACGCCTGGCCGGGCAACATCCGCGAGCTGCGCAACACCGTGGAGCGGGCCATGATCCTGGCCGACGGCGAGCTGCTGGGCGAGGAGCACCTGCCGCCCGACATGTCCTCGAGCGGGCCGGAGGCGGCCGGGCTGCGCCTGGCCATGGGGCTGCCCCTCGACCTGGTGGAGAAGGACTACATCCTGGCCTCGCTGCAGCGGAACGGCGGCAACAAGGCGCGCACCGCGGAGCTGCTCGGCATCAGCGAGAAGACCCTCTACAACAAGCTGAACCGCTACACCGCCGAGGCCCGCGGCCGGGCCGGCGAGCCCGGGTCCGGGGGCTAG
- the clpX gene encoding ATP-dependent Clp protease ATP-binding subunit ClpX has product MSRKEHHHGNLSCSFCGKGQREVRKLIAGPTVYICDECIRLCNDIIAEEAEREEGRPSVALPTPAEIKSFLDDYVVGQDRAKKVLSVAVYNHYKRVYSRKAPRPPRPGQARAASDDVELQKSNILLIGPTGSGKTLLAQSLARFLNVPFTIADATSLTEAGYVGEDVENIIQNLLHNADYDVEKAGRGIVYIDEIDKIARKGDSPSATRDVGGEGVQQALLKIIEGTRANVTPRGGKKYNQQEYIQVDTSNVLFVVGGAFCGLEQVIKRRVGVKGLGFGAKIEQKEEASLGEILARVEPQDLTRFGMIPEFVGRLPVIATLTDLSEDDLVTILTQPKNALVKQYQKLFDLEKVKLSFTREALRATAREAMRRKSGARGLRAILENAMLDIMYDVPYREGVKECKITDGVILNREPPVLSFEKEKKLA; this is encoded by the coding sequence GTGAGCCGCAAAGAGCACCACCACGGAAACCTCTCCTGCTCGTTCTGCGGCAAGGGCCAGCGCGAGGTGCGCAAGCTCATCGCCGGGCCGACCGTCTACATCTGCGACGAGTGCATCCGCCTCTGCAACGACATCATCGCGGAGGAGGCCGAGCGGGAGGAGGGGCGCCCCAGCGTGGCGCTGCCGACCCCGGCCGAGATCAAGAGCTTCCTCGACGACTACGTGGTCGGGCAGGACCGGGCCAAGAAGGTCCTCTCGGTGGCCGTCTACAACCACTACAAGCGCGTCTACTCGCGCAAGGCGCCCCGTCCGCCGCGCCCCGGCCAGGCCCGGGCCGCCAGCGACGACGTCGAGCTGCAGAAGTCCAACATCCTGCTCATCGGCCCCACCGGCTCGGGCAAGACCCTGCTGGCGCAGTCGCTGGCCCGCTTCCTCAACGTGCCCTTCACCATCGCCGACGCCACCTCGCTCACCGAGGCCGGCTACGTGGGCGAGGACGTCGAGAACATCATCCAGAACCTCCTCCACAACGCGGACTACGACGTGGAGAAGGCCGGCCGCGGCATCGTCTACATCGACGAGATCGACAAGATCGCCCGCAAGGGCGACTCGCCCAGCGCCACCCGCGACGTGGGCGGCGAGGGGGTGCAGCAGGCGCTCCTCAAGATCATCGAGGGCACCCGCGCCAACGTCACCCCGCGCGGCGGCAAGAAGTACAACCAGCAGGAGTACATCCAGGTCGACACCTCGAACGTGCTGTTCGTGGTGGGCGGGGCCTTCTGCGGGCTGGAGCAGGTCATCAAGCGCCGCGTCGGCGTGAAGGGGCTCGGCTTCGGGGCCAAGATCGAGCAGAAGGAGGAGGCCAGCCTCGGCGAGATCCTGGCGCGGGTCGAGCCGCAGGACCTGACCCGCTTCGGCATGATCCCGGAGTTCGTGGGGCGCCTGCCGGTCATCGCCACCCTCACCGACCTGTCCGAGGACGACCTGGTCACCATCCTCACCCAGCCCAAGAACGCGCTGGTGAAGCAGTACCAGAAGCTCTTCGACCTCGAGAAGGTGAAGCTCTCCTTCACGCGCGAGGCGCTCCGGGCCACGGCGCGCGAGGCGATGCGGCGCAAGTCGGGGGCGCGCGGCCTGCGCGCCATCCTCGAGAACGCCATGCTCGACATCATGTACGACGTGCCGTACCGGGAGGGCGTCAAGGAGTGCAAGATCACCGACGGCGTCATCCTGAACCGGGAGCCGCCGGTCCTCTCCTTCGAGAAGGAGAAGAAGCTGGCCTGA